The Aphidius gifuensis isolate YNYX2018 linkage group LG2, ASM1490517v1, whole genome shotgun sequence DNA window ttatttcaaatagctattaaaaattttcaatacttgagtgtttttatttacaactctaatttgttgacaatttaacaggacaaaacaaaaaatatttttactatttttttttttttgcttttacaaTAGAtgtaattaaacaatttacaaatacaattataatttcattatttaaatattattttttaaattattcgacacaaaaaaaatatcaatttctacaggtttttttatctttttctattCGGAATgatgattgaataataaattttgggTTTTAAACAATTCTATTATTGAGATAACACCTATaacttattaatatatttacatttctTTAACTTCTTCACCCTGAAatgagtaaaaatatattaattattaaacaattaataatgttattataggtttgatatatttttgtatgttatttaattcttACCCATGCTTTGGCCATTACCATCAATGTGTGACTTGACAATTTTGGTCCAATAAGTGGATTCATTTGTGCCATGTAACAACACAACCagctgtaataaaattttaattattatcatcaattaatcatGTAAAAATAGATGTAATTATCAACTTACAAAAGCCAACATGTAAAAGCTGTGAGTATCAACATCACCTGCAAGATcctgaatagaaaaaatttcgattaaattgatgatttcgattaaattaatgatagataataaataataatttcacgtgataatattcaatgataatatgacttgaacaaatgaaaaataaatcctcACCCTCTGTTTGGTCCTTTGGTGACAACCAGTGGCCCAATAATTCCAACAACACCCCAGAAAATTGTGATAAGAAGAAATACTGCTGTACCCATTATTGTATCtacaaattaattgtcaatttttattaattaattatcattaaatgaatatttttaattgagtaataatataaaccttgataataatattcacgggcgttttatgaaaattttttagacgACAGTGATCAGATGGTCACATGAATTCAACGAGCTGAAGTTGGCTGTTAAAATTTGGGACATTAAGGCGTGTATTAAGCTCCATttacatcaataaaaaatcaattaacatttaaattttatatttttttttatttattcattatttcaaaacattattttctttataaatataattattttatttagattattattgtaaatatataatttaaacaaaaaaaaaaaaattaatctttagTTTTTACttcattgctttttttttaataactaattataaatttttaattattaattaatggaCGGATTTCTTCATCAGGTATATTAATTGATactttaaaagtattttaatattttttttttaaacatcattcaatttatcaagTGGATCAACACACTTGTTGTCttgatacttttaaaatatgttattataattttttttttggtaaatctATGTAAGTTTTTGGATCATTAATTGGAgctttaattgttgaattgaGTGAGCTTGATAGTCcagttattttttcaagtatatttgTAAGATCAAAgctttcatttgataaatccAAACTGTCATGTTGATCAATACTATCACGACTAAATAAATGTTGTCTAATACAAGACAAATTACGTGAATTAAATtcactatttttattagtactttgttgttttttatttcctgTTTTTTGTGGTGTCTTGTACATGATTGATCTTTCATTTCTTAAGGTATAtccttttttaatatatggtATCAAACTGGACATATTTACTGGCAACTTTGCAGGTGAATCACCTCGTTGAATTGATACATgaggtttaaaatttttaacagtatAAGGTGTTCGAACATAAGTTATACTCTTCCCATCAAATGGCAACTTACAAATTGATGATCCAACATTTAATCTTGATCCATTGCAATAATTTATAGCATGACTTTgtgatttttcattgatactCTTGATTGAATGAGAATTATTCATAAGAATAATCAAAGCTggctgtaaatttttaataacacttATCAATAATTCACAACGTTTTATGACTTTCAACTGAACTGGTTCTGTCACAAttccatttaaatatttttcagatgcagcaacaatttcaaaaatagctaaaacaaaaaaacctccattaaaaactcaaaataaaattgaaataaataaacatatatcaaaaatattaaccaGCTTTTAATTCACGAATAGTCATCTTGGTTTGttgttcaatattatcatgtcCAATGTCATCAACAGTATCAGTAACTTGAGTTACCAATGTACATGCTCtttgtacaatttcttgtaCTTGAATTTTACTAATAACAAAATGATTATCCAAACAATCATTCATAGCAGCAACACGTATTTGTAAACTATCAAGTACAACATCACAATAAGCTGATGaatcaataatcaaattaatagcattatgtaattttttaatttcaattttccattgattaactaataatttaacacCAGTACGAATTTCTTTATTATCTGgatgtaaataaaatgatacaaTTGCTGGTACCAATTCACCCTCAAGTGATTCTAAACTTgcaagataatttttaattttattaacacgATTAACATCACCACAACTTGATATTGCATATAAACCAATTAACATTGTTTTATCAGTAGCTTGATCAAACATTTCAATAGCATTacttaaatcatttttacttCTTTTATCAGCAGCAAGTGTATTACCACACATTtgtacaagtttttttaatgaacaaCATGGATCCATAAATACTTCCATGACTAGCGATAAAACAGATATATTAACTTTTCTTTCAAGTCTGTATAAAGCATCAGTAAATGTGTTGATAAGAAGACTATTTAACATTTCATCTGTTTTACTTGATGTTAtttgttcttttaaattttcaaattcagaCATTATTGTTTGGCTTACACCTGTTATTGCTTTGAAATCATCTGGTTGACATACTTGGGCAATAACCATAGCATGAGAAAATACATCTTCAATAGCTATccataaatcatcaattaaaattttttgttcatctggTTTTTTACCagaaaattttgatatcaTATCAAGTGCAAGAtccattttataaacaaaattattttcttcatcatcttcttcagcTTCTTGGGGatttttaatatctaaaatatttattatcatcttgaGACACCAACAGGCACgttgacaaatatatttttttgtattgtaaattggtaaatttatattgtgttGTTCTTCAACAAGTTGTGCAAGCATTGTAAATGTCGTACATAACTGACAAATATAAAGAGTTAATTTATCTTTaagtaattttgatattagattttttcCATAAAGCTGGAGTGGAGTTAGTGTCTCCAGTAAATTTATACCAAgttctttgatattttgaaaatcttcaatttcatttatttcaccCATTTCTGCGACATAATCAAGTGCATCTTGAAGTTGTTGCTTTATTTCAAAGCACTCAAGATCTTCAAGTAATTGTAGAGCTGAtgtaaaattatcaagaatatCAGATGCACTTGTTGCCTTGATATTTTCACCATTTGAAAtctgtattaatttttaaaaaatatctgttatttttttttctgatcaTTACAAAGTtacagcattttttttttaccttttttgaGCAACAGAAATCTTCAATCATGGCTGTTATatcttcttttgttttttggtAATCTTTAGCCTCATCATtagaaacaatttttaatttatcagacaataaatttaaatgttttaacaACTCACATTTTGTAGACTCTAGCTCCAATGGATTGTCaacattttttgttaatataccCTCCAACTTGTTGatctgaataaattaattttttatgtattcaCTAGGATTAACCGATTCTAggatttttaaatcaatatttatctatttaccTGAGCAGCAATTGGATCAAGAATTTCTTTCATTCTTTTCGTCTTCAGGGACATGCTGATGAACTTCAATTTGCAATCCTTTTATCTaggatgttattttttaaataaacaaaatcgTTATAACATCGCCGTTTGTAAACAAATTCTCTCGGCAACgcgatttataaaaaaaacataacaggtgttttgttttgttgttgtttcactctctctctctctccctaaatataaaaaaaatataaaaatagaaacttACTCACGCATGCGCGTATAACatccaaaaaattatctttttaaatgtgtcaaagtttatttataaaataattgttaaataaataaaattaatattaacattataaatttttatttacaagatTATATCATCCATCATGTTATTTAAATGGCACAATATTTTTAAGCCAATTATAAAACTACTTAtgcttaattaattaattggaaTATCATCTAAGTTACCAattaagtttataaatttataaactatttgaaACAATTTTCTAATCAATCTTGactcttttattttactatgatttatatttaatcaccagtgacaaaaaaaaaaggaaaatgaaCAATAtggtgattattattaaaatgatgacAGAAAAATGCAATTGACAATAAGCAAAGCcaataagaaatatttttaaaacgtagttaaataatttgtatattttttttttctttttatgtcatgattttttaaatttttgacatATTTAATTGGCAATCAACGATAAGGAATGATTGTCGACATTAAAATTGCTGttgcaattttaattaagtacTGTTAacagtaattaaatttatcgattaatttatgattgatTTGGTTGACAAGCTGCATACATTGGtccagctttttttttagccaaaTCAGTTGCTTTTATAGCAGcatctttcattttttcagcTCTGTCATGCAAAGAATGTTGTAAATCTTCAGCAGCATGTGTAAATTTAGCCATTGATGGTTCATCaatctaataaaattaaaaaaaataaattagaaatattataaataattttatttaaataatacttacAATATCCATAAATCCCATTTGTGCTAAATTTGGATTCATAAGTTGTGCTGTTGATGGAAACATATGAGCAAGTACATAATTAAAACCACCAGTCATTttagaacaattttttttaaatctatcaaGTCCAAATGCTTGTATGGCACGACTAAAACCAAATACTGAACTGTCAATCCATGCTGATCTATGAGCAACTGTCCATTCTGGATTTTCATCAGATACTTTATAAACAACTTTTTCAACAAcagtctaaataaataaattaaattaattaataaaattacaatcatatcattttataaatataatcaatttaaacttACCATGACCTTTGTGTAGCCAAGATTTCTTGTATAAGAGGTTAATGTTTTGGACTTTGGATCAACTTCAgtttcttcaataattttaacaacattTTTACTGACAAATCTTTCACCCCATTTTGGCATTCTGTTTGTTTTAGTTAATAATCTTTTTGTATGTAATTTGCCATCTTTAACTTCTCTTGAAACAGTATCCTCTGTCAATACATGAGtactgaaattttaattacaagaAAACTTGTTAGttgatttgataattaaattaatttgttgatatataattattttaataattacctgTGGGGATTTGGATAACGTCGCCAAAAACCTTGTGCTACTTGATTCCAGTCAAACTGAAATATCGTTGtgttttcataatatttaaccatttttattattgattatttatcattcaattgtaaaatttatacttgtCTATtactgcaaaaaaattaaataacaattacaaattttatcagGCAATTTATCATGACTAATTATGGCTTTTCAAGTACACTATTAACACACTTTAACATGTTACATGTGtgtgattataaataaagtacGTGAAAGTTAAAATAGTATTTAggatttgttttataattcagccctatttcaacaattttattatataacttttataccgttcaataaataaaaacaaaggtATACAAACAcatgttaaaaagaaaatttcattaataatttagtgaataaaaaataaattgtaaaattgaaccttgaattttaattgcttACAGAagatatgtaaaatttatattaaaaaacaaaaaggatGGAATATAAAGTACATCAAGTTTGACCTCATCGCCatgattttattaacaattaacaatctattttgaataataataataataaataaaaaaacatggcAACTTACCGGTGGTAGAAATTACTTGTCAACttaattttcttgttattttttaattattttgtaagacTATGTTTATGGAATTGATAAGTAAATAGCTTGTTGAGTTTAATGTTTAATTGAATCAGATGTTGTATGTTATGATCCGTGAATTTTCTAGAACACCATCATCATATGTACCATCAAATGTGTGAGGCAATTTTTTAcgattttacaatattattataattattatattttattatcaaggtGGGTTTACACTACGCAAGTttatcatgtttatttttcactgtTTTTTACAccagaattaattaatttgttagtaaataaataaagctattaataattaaaataaaaatcataaaatgaattaattaaaaattaaaaacaataaatagtaaagtatagtttataataatagtaaaatgtatttaaaatttggcGCTTTTGTGAAAAATGGCCGCCATTTGGTTTCGTAGTACGACGTTAGGGGGTGCTTGCTCTTCCGAAGTGTTCCGGACATTTCCGAACAACCGGCAACGTGCATTGTTGATTGTTGTGATGCCTTGTTTTGacgtataaatattattttcaattattttaacatttatctaaacaataacaaaaaaaatatggcaaCAGTACTTCGTATTAAACGTCGTCTTGAAGATGAACCATTGGATCATTTATTGATATCATGTAAACGTAGAAAAGTTGATGAAACTGAGGAAGCACCAGTTGAACAAAATCTCCACCGAGCAGTTGTCAAATTTGCTGGAACCCTTGATAACCAGGTAAACACattattttaatctaaaataaacattttatcaataatataaaacttgtAATTAACAttgacattatatttattttttaggacATAAATATTGCCAAACATTTAAAGAACCAGACTAAACATGATTTAGagacaaattataaaaaactagCAAGAAATAAAGTCATTGAAAAATCAAGAATTAAAGTTAAGGAATCATCAAAACAAAATCGTTGGAAAGTTATAAATTGTTCACGTGCTGTTGATGATCCaattgatgaagatgatgatgtatCAATAAACGACAATGGAATGACAATAATTGATGTTGAAGATTGTTCAACTGAATTGCCAAATGATAAAGTAATTATTGCCTGTTTTATTTAgctaatatatattgatttaattgaatattattattaaattatttacaggttgcaaaatatgtttatgatatttattatactgaagataataatgatgagcTGTCATTTGATAGTAGTATATCAATTCATGAAATGGAAGAAGGCTGGTTagttaatgatgattatcGTGAAGGTGAAGTATATAGGTGTGATAATCCAGATGATTCAGATTCAAATTCAGAATCAAATTGGCGTAATGATTATggtgaagaagaagaagaggatgatgatgatgatgattattatgataatgataatttagtaAATGAAGATGACATAGTTCAGGCATTAAACAGGTGTGGTGTTAATGATGAGCATGATGAATTTGATGGATTAGCTGAAGAGGAATTATctgatgatgaggatgattattataatggTAAACTTGATCAAGCTGATATTGATATGGGTGGAATTTTATATGCCAAGTATAAAGCTAAATTGAAATATGGAGAATTTGAATCTGATGAAGAAAGTGAatatgacgatgatgatgacgatgatgaagcTAAAAGTAACAGCGAAATGATTATTTGCAATGGTTCAATCGTTCAAGAAATTAGTACTAATGATAAAGAAatgattaattgattttgttattttttttttatatatagaatattatataatttaattttttatttttacaaatcaaATTGGTCTACATGATAATGACAATTGCAAATGAATTTGACGAATATTATGACGAGGGTGATGATAAAACTAGGAGTAATTATTGTTGCTCAATTAAGACTGATGACAAAgatatgattaattaatttttatatattttatatatgtaattcaagaaaatttttatctttattatttaagtattttaaatagctttttttttttatgatagtTGTATCATTTTGTAGATAAACTAgtagtataatttttattaataaattcattttataagaattttaatattaataataaataattcttaaatttacaaattattttgttattttttgttctttttaattacacattcaaatacatttttttattattaacttgttactagtttttttttataataataatcagatcaaaatctaatatatttttgttgatatgaAACTCAAATGTTATTAGAAATTGTTAGAAATCATGTTAGAAATTTAGGAATGTCtgctaatattttttcgataGTATCGAAATCAATCGAAATTCATTCCGGCGTTGGCAACTCTGTCAAAGtgtcaatataataataattaaaatcaacagCACATTTATCTTAATTGTTTCTACGACATgttcttgtattatttttaatattgaataattagcATTGactattgataaacaaaatttaattaacaatgttATCTCTAAAAAAGTTATCTTATGGTGTTACACGACATAATCtagattatttgtttaattataaaacaatacaCCGGATAAATTTAAGGTTAAGCCAACGAGAATTTAGAAATGCaagagaaaatttaaaaattgatgaaactggtaatgttaaattaaaccTTGATCCAGAAATTGAAgctgttgttgataaattaaaatacagtgATTACattgaaagtaaaaaattaaaatatggctataaaataaatcaaaaaattgagCAAGAAATGAAAGCAACAGcatacaaagaaaaattaaatagacatATGAATGAAACAGTTTTTAGTAGtgctttaaaatatattatttcaccTGATAAACAACATGAAGatgacaacaataataaacaacttgaaaacaataacataaacaaaaatgaaGACATCATTCAAACTGAATCacctaaaaataattcaataatacatATGCCTTATGCTTCAACAGATAGCTATAAAAATActgatgacaataaaaataaaaatactccaAATTTAGATAACACATTGTatggaaatttaaatcaagattataaaaaactttatgataaatatcttgaggctaaaaaattatcaaatataaataatataagcacaaaacaatatgaaaatattgaaaatttagaaagtcaaatattaaaaatggaaataaatagaccaaatgatgatttatcaaaagtaCCAAAAGATTGGATGACTGATTATGAACAATATAATGAAGATTATTCTGATATATCatgggaaaaaaattatggtacacaaaatataaatataccagTTAGTAAAATACCATGTGGTGGATGTGGTGCATTATTACATTGTCAAGATTCAGCAATACCTGGTTATTTACCatcagaattatttattgatgtatcagaaaatgaattaaaaagtattatttgtcAAAGATGTCATTTTATGAAACATTATAATGCAACACTTGAAGTTAAAGTATCACCAGATGTTTATCCAgaaattttaagtaaaattgaattacaaaaaaaaaaagcagctgTTATATTAATGATTGATCTTACTGATTTTCCATGTAGTATATGGCCAAATTTACCAACAATTATtggtaaaaatacaaatatatttgttgttggtaataaaattgatttattaccAAGAGATGGACCAAGATTTTtagaaaatgttgaaaattcattGTTAAAAGCACTTGAAAATGCTggtattagaaaatttaatattaaaaatatatcacttGTATCAGCTAAATCTGGCTATGGAATAGAAAGACTTATcaataaactttataaaatttgggAATACAAAGGTAATTCGCttgcttttaaattaaatgaattatattattgataaatttataaattttcaggtGATGTTTACATGATTGGATGTACAAATGTTGGTAAATCTACATTATTTAATGCTTTTCTACGTTcagattattgtaaaatacaaGCTGTTGATCTTATACAAAGAGCAACAACTTCTCCATGGCCAGGAACAAcattaaatcttttaaaatttccaataATGAATCCAGCAAGATGGCGTTTATTTCAGCGGGTAACAAGACTCAAAGGTGAAAGTAAAGATGCTCAAGctgaaattgaatttaacaGACGACAAGTTACTTCAACTGGTGACATAACTTTTGCAACATTGcaaggtaaataatttatataataaaaaaattaataagtagatgaaaataattgtttttgtttttagaacGTATTGGACAAACTTTTAGTCCTGTATCAACTTTAAGAGGACCATCATTACAAGCTCATGAAATAAGAATGGCTACTGGTAATAAATTTGGAatagatgaagatgatgatgcaTTTAAATTTGGTAAATGGTGTTATGATACACCTGGTGTTATTCATCCAGATCAAATTGTTCATCTTTTAACAActgaagaattattattaactttaccaagaaaaattatatcaccaaaaagttttatatttcaaccaGGACAAACATTGTTTATTGGTGGATTAGGAAGACTTGATTTCATTGAAGgttttgaatttataagaATAACTGTTTTTAAAAGTGATTCATTACCTATTACAATATGCTCAACAAATGATGCTGATATGATTTAtgataaactattaaaaaCTGAAGCATTTGTTGTACCAGTTAATAATCCagatagattaaaaatttggCCAAAATTCGAGTCAAAAGATTTTACAATGACTGGaataacaaaacataaatCTGTAtcagatattattttatcaaatgctGGATGGATTTCTATAACTCCTGATCAGGGAGAAACAATAACATTAAGAGCATGGACTCCAGAAGGACGTGGAATTTATGAAAGAACTCCAGCATTATTACCTCATTCAATAACACTTCGAGGAGCTAGAAGAAAATCAAGTCCTGCATATAAACGTGGTCCtcaagtttataataaaacataacttgaataattgttttaataaattttaatattctttttttttttttatttgtaccatatatacatcaatttgtaaatgttattaaattttttttaattgtacgTTTTTGGACGgtgttgttatttaaataataccatcattatttttttaaatttacaaatactgtaaaaaatcaacaagttcAACTTGTTGAAGACTCAATTTAAGTAATTTTTcacgaattaatttatcatcagccAATGGATGAACAGGAGATTTAATGCAATTACTAAAATACGAACCACCaagattttcaattttatcactGATTGATGTGTAGACAATTGTCACTGCACCTTGCTCTGgtgtctaaaaaataattgttatttatttaaaacaagtgTACCAGAAAATAATgtaacaaaaaacaaacacttacttttaaaaatatattcataaaccatttaaattta harbors:
- the LOC122848857 gene encoding V-type proton ATPase subunit e, with protein sequence MGTAVFLLITIFWGVVGIIGPLVVTKGPNRGILQVMLILTAFTCWLFWLCCYMAQMNPLIGPKLSSHTLMVMAKAWGEEVKEM
- the LOC122848859 gene encoding serendipity locus protein alpha-like; translated protein: MSLKTKRMKEILDPIAAQINKLEGILTKNVDNPLELESTKCELLKHLNLLSDKLKIVSNDEAKDYQKTKEDITAMIEDFCCSKKISNGENIKATSASDILDNFTSALQLLEDLECFEIKQQLQDALDYVAEMGEINEIEDFQNIKELGINLLETLTPLQLYGKNLISKLLKDKLTLYICQLCTTFTMLAQLVEEQHNINLPIYNTKKYICQRACWCLKMIINILDIKNPQEAEEDDEENNFVYKMDLALDMISKFSGKKPDEQKILIDDLWIAIEDVFSHAMVIAQVCQPDDFKAITGVSQTIMSEFENLKEQITSSKTDEMLNSLLINTFTDALYRLERKVNISVLSLVMEVFMDPCCSLKKLVQMCGNTLAADKRSKNDLSNAIEMFDQATDKTMLIGLYAISSCGDVNRVNKIKNYLASLESLEGELVPAIVSFYLHPDNKEIRTGVKLLVNQWKIEIKKLHNAINLIIDSSAYCDVVLDSLQIRVAAMNDCLDNHFVISKIQVQEIVQRACTLVTQVTDTVDDIGHDNIEQQTKMTIRELKAAIFEIVAASEKYLNGIVTEPVQLKVIKRCELLISVIKNLQPALIILMNNSHSIKSINEKSQSHAINYCNGSRLNVGSSICKLPFDGKSITYVRTPYTVKNFKPHVSIQRGDSPAKLPVNMSSLIPYIKKGYTLRNERSIMYKTPQKTGNKKQQSTNKNSEFNSRNLSCIRQHLFSRDSIDQHDSLDLSNESFDLTNILEKITGLSSSLNSTIKAPINDPKTYIDLPKKKL
- the LOC122848865 gene encoding PRELI domain-containing protein 1, mitochondrial, whose translation is MVKYYENTTIFQFDWNQVAQGFWRRYPNPHSTHVLTEDTVSREVKDGKLHTKRLLTKTNRMPKWGERFVSKNVVKIIEETEVDPKSKTLTSYTRNLGYTKVMTVVEKVVYKVSDENPEWTVAHRSAWIDSSVFGFSRAIQAFGLDRFKKNCSKMTGGFNYVLAHMFPSTAQLMNPNLAQMGFMDIIDEPSMAKFTHAAEDLQHSLHDRAEKMKDAAIKATDLAKKKAGPMYAACQPNQS
- the LOC122848863 gene encoding probable RNA polymerase II nuclear localization protein SLC7A6OS, producing the protein MATVLRIKRRLEDEPLDHLLISCKRRKVDETEEAPVEQNLHRAVVKFAGTLDNQDINIAKHLKNQTKHDLETNYKKLARNKVIEKSRIKVKESSKQNRWKVINCSRAVDDPIDEDDDVSINDNGMTIIDVEDCSTELPNDKVAKYVYDIYYTEDNNDELSFDSSISIHEMEEGWLVNDDYREGEVYRCDNPDDSDSNSESNWRNDYGEEEEEDDDDDDYYDNDNLVNEDDIVQALNRCGVNDEHDEFDGLAEEELSDDEDDYYNGKLDQADIDMGGILYAKYKAKLKYGEFESDEESEYDDDDDDDEAKSNSEMIICNGSIVQEISTNDKEMIN
- the LOC122848858 gene encoding nitric oxide-associated protein 1, with amino-acid sequence MLSLKKLSYGVTRHNLDYLFNYKTIHRINLRLSQREFRNARENLKIDETGNVKLNLDPEIEAVVDKLKYSDYIESKKLKYGYKINQKIEQEMKATAYKEKLNRHMNETVFSSALKYIISPDKQHEDDNNNKQLENNNINKNEDIIQTESPKNNSIIHMPYASTDSYKNTDDNKNKNTPNLDNTLYGNLNQDYKKLYDKYLEAKKLSNINNISTKQYENIENLESQILKMEINRPNDDLSKVPKDWMTDYEQYNEDYSDISWEKNYGTQNINIPVSKIPCGGCGALLHCQDSAIPGYLPSELFIDVSENELKSIICQRCHFMKHYNATLEVKVSPDVYPEILSKIELQKKKAAVILMIDLTDFPCSIWPNLPTIIGKNTNIFVVGNKIDLLPRDGPRFLENVENSLLKALENAGIRKFNIKNISLVSAKSGYGIERLINKLYKIWEYKGDVYMIGCTNVGKSTLFNAFLRSDYCKIQAVDLIQRATTSPWPGTTLNLLKFPIMNPARWRLFQRVTRLKGESKDAQAEIEFNRRQVTSTGDITFATLQERIGQTFSPVSTLRGPSLQAHEIRMATGNKFGIDEDDDAFKFGKWCYDTPGVIHPDQIVHLLTTEELLLTLPRKIISPKSFIFQPGQTLFIGGLGRLDFIEGFEFIRITVFKSDSLPITICSTNDADMIYDKLLKTEAFVVPVNNPDRLKIWPKFESKDFTMTGITKHKSVSDIILSNAGWISITPDQGETITLRAWTPEGRGIYERTPALLPHSITLRGARRKSSPAYKRGPQVYNKT